The DNA window ACTGCATTGCGATAGATTTAAAGTTTTTTGACGAGTTACTGGGCTAAATCCGATAATGCTAACATCTTCCATAACAAGGAAATCTTTTAATCCGTCCGTTACAGCAGCCAACCAACGAGGTAAAATGATGAAATCACTCATATCCTTAGATTTCAGGAAGTTTTGAAACTTTGGGTATATCTGTGATAAGAATTACTTTGCTAGAAATGAGCGCATAaagaatgatgaattttaatttgttaCAACATGTATAAACTGTAATTGAAAAACCACAATATCAGCAAAAATAATACCTCAAGATGAAAGGTGATTTCGTTGCGAAAGAAGTCTGTACTTCTCAACATTTTCCTTCTGCCCAAATTCCTTGGCATTGATTTAACGACCAGTGATATTTCAGTTGGACTGCTACCTGCGATGCCCTTCACTTTGATTCTATTGACGACCGATAAGTAGGCATCACCCTTGCTACTTCCGTCGCCAAAGTTCCAGCTTAGTATTTCGACTTTTTTCTCACAAGATACTTTACGTAGAATATGCTCAAGCGTTTCTTCAGTAAACAAATCGCTGACAGCGAACAACAGGATTTTGTTCTTCTCCATAATTCCCATATGAGATTACCGGtactgaaatattcaaatttctgttATCAAAACTATATTACAAATTTGATGCCGTACgtagaaattttgttaaactGCAGCGGATGTGAAAATCATGAATTTTGTATCTAAATTGCTGCAAATTCAACTTGGGTATAACTTACACGTCGCTCTACTCAGCGTGTGGGGGAAAACTTTATTGCAATCACGCATGAGTCCTAATAATCATGGCGAAACGCTTGGCCTATAAATTAATTGACAATGATCATTCTCACACTATGTGGTCAATTTGCCTCAGACTGAGGCAGGTCAATCGTTGGCATGTTAAATTATTAtcttatatttttcgatcgtttcTTCAATGTGGTTTATGAGTTCAAAGCGATTTTGTGTCCCGTTCCAAGGCATTGTACATTACCCCCGTGTATAAGAGGAGCAATAGTAGCGAATTCTAAACACGCATATCTCTGAAACTAGATGGTCAATTGATctgagattgaaaataaataagcaTTACcactgaaattaattttccaccAAGTTTCGGAGTGTTCTCTAATAGGGTCCGTTTGGGGGATAACTACCTTGGAGAGTACCTttagagagagagggagagattATCTACTGCATTTTAGAAGCTGAGctttgtacatacatatttatttaggTCTAGCTgataagatgaaaataaattcatttgttCATTCAAGCCCTTGGATGGTTGTGAAACATGTTTGTATGTTATTTATCACTGTCATTATTGTTCACGTTATTGCGCGTTCGAATACCAGATAATTATGATTCTCGGACACTGTTAATTGCCGGtgaaaaagattataaatGTTATCGTACGATAAATCGGAGGTGAATTTCGTACAAATATCATATCTgttcagaaaatgaaatcgTATTCTTCATCTCAAGATACATTCTTATCAGATTAAATTAAAGGATCCACATAGTTTTATTGCTATAACCGGATTTATACGTATTTGCGGGATTGACATATTCCGTTTCTTTTAATGTTTCTGTAACTTGACGTTAGGAAgcaatgtataaaaattcatttatctaATCATACTCGTATAAAAACAGATAATACTTTATCATAAGATACAACGAAGATAAGTTTCCTTccaatataataaaatatagttAGAAATCTCTTTGTTCGAAATACCGATTAAGTACATTACAGTGGCGAGACGGAAATTGATCCTCATTTAGAATTGCTTTTCCTAATAATTTTCCTAAACTAATTATCATATAGTTTGTTTATACCTAAAGCTAAGACCTAAATTTCATATATAATTCTTTTCCACTGCGTGCATGATGGTCTCGGCAAGACGGCATCTGCTTTTCTTGGTTTTTAGGTTCTTTAAATTCCAGATTACGCTAACGTCGACTGGCTCATCTCCTTCTATAGAATCCATGTCAAATGCTTCTGATTCGTCCAGTGATACTCCCGGTGCAGTTTCCAGAGCAAAATTTATCCCATGGATACTCTGTTCTTGGACCTGAACATAATAACGCAATGATTAGAAGTCTCGAAATAAATCCTGAGAAATCCGGTCATCGTTCAGTTAcacttttcattttaatacttgaaaaatacaCTCACCTCGTTCATAAATGTGTCCCACGGATAAAGCTTCTCAGGATCTGATTTCAACATGCTTATACTTCTGCCGAGTTCCTGGTGGTagagtttcaaaaattcgtcGTAATGGCCGTCGCGAAGCGGTTTCTCGGTGCAGGTATAGATGAAGAAAGACACGTCTAGAGCTGGGCTAGCGCATCGAGCCAACTGAAAATCTAGGGCAAGAGCATCCGGGTATTCTCTATCAGTTTTTCGAATCATGAAGTTAGGCGCCCACGCATCACCCTGAGTAATCACCGAAGTTGGCGCCGTCACACGGTTGCAGAAATCTATGCTCTTGTCGTACAACTCTCGGCCTGTCCAGGAGTTGAAGCGCTTCTCAGCTTCGCTGCCTGGATACTCCTTAGCTAGCGCATCTTTAGCCATGTTTATTATAAGggtctgaaataaaaatggatcGGTTGAGTGGAAATTTGTTCTGTCGTTGGTCAATTTATgtctgaataattttcataacgGAGTATTATTGGGTTTGTCGAATCTGACAAGATATACCGACCTGAAAACCTTTGTACCAATCGTACAGTTTTGGAGTAAAATAAGTCTCAATTAAACGATTTGCTATTCTTTGAAACTCCTCTTTCTTTTGATCCTTGTAGGCGAATGATACGGCGTGTAACCTAGCCAGTGCTTTCAATATCAATCTACATTCCTGCACTTGCAACGAATTTTGTCTAGCCAGAGGTTGAAAGCCGATCGAAATGACATCTTCCAGCACGAGATAATCGTTCTCGCCATCCGTTAACGCCGCAAAACATCGAGGTACCATCAGCAAATCTCCTGCGTTTTTAGACTTGACAAACTCTTGAAACTTCGGGAATATCTGTAACGTGAATGAGATTTCCTCAAAAATTGAAGTACGCagaatcattgaaattaaatctGTGTACGAGCACGTGGAAAGAAAGTATATTTACCTCTGTATAGCACGTAACTTCGTTATAGAAGAATTCGTTGCTCCTGAAAGTTTTTCGTCTTGCCAAATTGTTCGGCATTGATTTGACGACAAGTGATATTTGGATCGGTTTGCCGCCAGCTGTGCCGTTCACCTTGATTCTGTTGATGACGGACAAATAGCCGTCACCCTTCTTGCTCGCGTCTCCAAAATCCCATCCCAATACTTGCACCTCATTTTCCCCTGTTGCATTTCGAAGGCTCTCTTCGAGCGTTTTCTCGGTAAACAGAGCGCTCACACCGGACAGAAGACTCTCGTCCTTTGTCATGTTCTTTTAGCGTCAGTACTGAAACTGCGAAAATATTCTATCATAGAATGGAATCGGATCAAGGACCTCTATAATTCCAACCGAGAATGCACAAAGCGGCAATGTTGGAGTGTACATCAAATATCCCAGGGTCAAGCCCCACTAATCAGCAACACAATACTCATGAGCTGTGGGCGTTGATAGCAGAATTCCAaaggaaatattgaaataagtGGTATTTCCACTGATCTCTGTACTAACAATCGAGATACACGCGGAAAATATACGAATCGGCACTGCGATAAGAGCGGAGTGTAAGCGAAACATTTGCATTATtccataaataaatattgactGAAGAACTAACCGCATAAGTTTAATTGAATCGCTAGAATTAATGAATGTTCCAACGACTTTGACGAATATCCGAGCAACAGAAGCTTGGAACATTCATTCCACGTACTTCGCTCTGCCTTTCACTCATTCAACCGAACTCGGTGGCCTCGAAAAAGGAAACTGGGATTTCCACTTTCCTTGAACGAGTCATTAGTCGTAGCATCGAGAGATTTACACTTTCTATGCTGATACATCGCTTAATGATGCGACGCTGATACGTTTATCGATTTAGTAGAGATTGACCATTCGATGTGCTCTAATTGAGAATTGAAGATAAGGATTTGGAGGAATATTCAAGAGCCGACGAATTAACTTCTACACGAATTCATTCGTGTATTTGAATTAGGCGCTGTTTGCTCTCTCGAATTTattacgaggttgaagttattaacgttatcctaacgaaacattggggaaaaaatcactatttcaTTAAGTTTACagtgtttttgaaaaaactaagATATCGAAATAcgagtgtgttttgttttattacgatttactaaatttcggaCAATTCCAAAATGGCGAAATAACCGTTTTTCCTcggcatgaatcgttacgataacgttactaacttcaatataaTTTAGTGATCGCGGCTCGTTGCATtacgatcatttttcaacactGATCGGGATAAAAACAGTATAACGtagcattttttcaaattctaacAATTAGAATTTAAAAGATAGCACAACGTATACGTCCAATCAGGACGAATGTTCTGCATGAACAGCCCATATGATGATTACtaggaattttatttttacaatatattaCAATACGTATAAATTGATTGGAtttaggaaaataaaaaacgaaattaaacATTTGCCCACTTctattatatacacatgcacGCGCGGTTTTGAACCGCGATATTGTCATCAGTTATCTAGTTTAAATTGACAAGTATGCGGCATGCGTAAGTtagtgtacatacatacatttccGGCTCTCTGTTCAACAGGAAAGGATTTATGCAATAAGAACATATATCCAACAGACGGAaccaaatttaattttatattatactctTTTAATAACGGTTATACTATAAGTGATATCTAACTACCTATTTAATTCATTACGTTGCAAATCTGCAATATATGCTgctgtatttttatattcccATTACCCATTAGCAAAAGATTAACAGAATGACAAATTTTACTTAGTTTCTTAACTTATGCCACTTTCATTGATCGTTTTTCGTCAACAGATAATATAACACAACGCAGCACGTCGAATAATACTTTCTATTTAACTACAGTGTGCATTATACAAAGTATATTCATCCTGCCAAGAGAAACGTTGGTTTGGAAACTACGCTTCTTGAATACTGACCGACATTATGCCGTTTCAAACCCGATTTAACTCGATTATTCAAGTGCAATGtacttcaaattttctttactaTATATTAAAACTATGTGGCGaaacatttaaataaatttattttccacagCGTGAACTAAGGTGTCGGCAAGCCGGCGTCGTCCTTCCTTAGATTTTATCGGTTCTATCGTCCAAACATCAGATATATCAACTGCCTCATCTCCCTTGATTATATTCAAGTCGAATGCTTCATCTGCATCTAGTAACGAGAATGGCACGGCCTCAATGGCAAAATTAACTCCATGCAGGCTGTATTCCTGGACCTGAAGGAAGCACAACACAGTCATTGAATGAATAGAAATTAGATCCTTAAATTAGAAGAGTTAAAACCCTTGAATCTTACACGTACCTCTTTCCTGAATAAATCCCAAGGATAGATTTTCTCAGGGTTTGATCCCAGCAAGCTGATACTCCTGCTGATCTCGTCATGATATGTTTTCAGTAAATGTTCGTAATGATCGTCGCGTAAACTTTTTTCCGTGCATGTGTATATGAAGAAAGAAGTATCTAGAACTGGGCTTGCGGCTCTCGAGAGCTGAAAATCTAGTGCAAGAGCAGTTGGATGTTTATCACCGTCCGATTGACGAATTAAAAAGTTTGGCGCCCAGGCGTCCCCCTGTGTTATAACTGAAGTTGCAGCAGATACTTTGTTACAGAAATCTACGCTCTTGAAGTAGAAATCTCGACGTGACCAGGAATTAAATTTCTCCTCAGCTTTGCTACCTGGGTATTCTTTGGCTAGCGCATCCTTAGCAATTTTGAACAGTCTTCCCTGGAACAACAAATGTGTGTCTAGAGTAGTGATATTTCTCAGACATAGCTCTATCATCTTCAAAAGGTAAAAATCGTTCAGCTGTTATATCTCTATTGTAATTGTCAGCTGTGAACGGGTTTTCTCattaaacaattaaaatgtagctgaatctttttttttttcttccagttTGAGTGgaccaattttaaaaattgcgatTCACTAACTACACGGCAGACAATACCGATGACAACGGTAAACAGATGCGATAGCAAGCGAATACTGACCTGGAAGTTGATGTACCATTTGTATAGTTCAGGAGTGAAGTAAGTTTCTAGCAACTTGTCAGCTaagttttgaaattcttctttcttctgATCTTTGTATGCAAATGAAACAGCGTGAAATCTCGCCAGAGCCTTCAGTATCAGTTCACATTGCGACAAATTTAACGTATTTTGCCGAGTCACAGGACCAAATCCGAGAATACTGACATCTTCAAGAGCGAGGTAATCGTTTTCTCCATCTGTGACCGCTGCCAAGCAACGAGGTACGATGATCATATCAGCCAAGCCCTTAGAGTGCAAGAAGTCGTTGAATTTTGGAAAGAtctgaaaagagaaaaaaaagaacttttcAAACTCTATTCTGGCAAAAATGTTAGAATCATATTACAAATCGAGTAAACATAGGGTGTTCAAGAAATTTGTGTTTACCTCAGTGTAACAGATGATTTCATTGTAAAAGAAGTCTTTACTTCTGAATGTTTTCCTCCTGCCAATATTCTGCGGCATCGATTTAACGACGAGCGATACACTTGCCGGTTTTCCGCCAGCCTCGCCTTTAACAGTGACTCTGTCCACAATAGACAAGTAACCGTCGCCCTTTTTGCTCGCCTCACCAAAATCCCAGCTAAGTATTTTAACATCCTTTTCGCCGGTCGTTTTTCGTATTATGTCTTCGAGCGTTTGCTCTGTGAATAATTTGCTCACGCCTGACAACAGACTTTTATCCTTCGACATTGTCTTGCTTTGTTTTCCAATTTGTACTGCaattgtgaaaagaaaaacaaaatcaataaaaatgtgTATGCACTATAGTTAAAGAATTCTTCGCTTCAACTAGCCATTCACAATCGCACTTAATAAAGCAATAACACCTATTCACGGTTGAATACCACTTGTATCTCTAATATTGAACTGATTAGAGAAATAACTTTATTGGTTGTGTGCGTTGAGTGTAACATAATCTCCAACGGCTGATAGATGTGGTTATAAACGGTCCTGGGAATCATTATGACCTAATCCATAGAACAAACTATAAAAGATGAGGCGGGTCGGACCGTTATCAGTgggattttgtttttttctctccgtcgCCTTGcatttaatgttttttttttcaactttttacaTCTAATTCTACTTTAATAAATCCAATTCATTGAAAGTCATTCAGAAATTATAtagtaatgattttttccctgatgtttcgttacgttaacgttaataacttcaacctcgtgtttcattttctcgtagttttttgttttgttaaaCTTGACTTTTATCACGATATTATCTCGCTGTAAGCGCGTGATAAGCCGGCGGCAATATACTTACTCGGTTAcgattattcttctttttttttttttttttaattgataattCTCGATTGAAAGAATTATTTGCCTGTGTGTCCGAATGCGGGAACGTCACACAACACAACAATGACGATATATTCACGACACGACGAATCGATTGACAATGAGCCCGACCGTATCGATTCGCACAAAGCAATTGACGGAAAACTGATAAATCTGGTAGGCGTATTCTATTCCCTCCTCGGTTCCGATGCTGATACCCAGGCGGCCACGTAGGCAATGAAAGGTTGGCGTCCGAAGTCTCGGAGACGGGTTCGCATTGATGGGAACCTGGTGAGGGAGCGAATACGTGTCAAAATGACGGTTTTCCTCGTTCGAAAGGTGGCTCGTCAGGAGGAGAAACTCCGGCGTCGTTGATCCACGAATAAAACATCACGCTTTGATTCGCGTTGAGATTTTACTATTTGcacgaaattttcattcaaacagTGCATACATTTGGTTCACGTTTTCATCGTTGTGAcatagatattaaaaatagaaCCGCGATCTCTCGACGCGAGATTGCTAACAATCGATAGGTCAGTTTAAAATTGGCGGTAAGGAACGTTGCGAGCGTCATCTATTTCGCACGCTGGCCGTTGTTGAATATGTTCGTTTCCGACCATGGTGgagttcttctttttttcttttttttttcttttgttttgcACTTGTTTTGCCTTTGTTTTATCACTAAGTTCGCAAACTTCGAACCGACTACTTGTCTGTCATTTTGTATTGAAAGTCTTCGGACAGGTGGTTTGATCGGAAATTGGCAAAATACCGTTAGTCGCGGGCAGTAACCGAGATTTTCGATAAGCGTACAACGCACGCGTTACAGTTGTCAGTTGCTCGAAGGTCGGCACCGTTGTTGACTATTTGCCCATACGTACTGTACGATACTCATTGCGTcactgattcgtttttttataatcGATATCGAACTTGTATAAGTGTAATCATAATTTCTGACACAAGCGACACGCAATAGTACTACGAGATAATGGTAAGAACGAGAGCAGACGCAGGAGTTACTCGGGGTGAGTGGTTATTATCGCAGTTTACAACTTTATAATTCACGCCATCCAATAAGTACGAATTGATAATCCGAatcgattgtttttatttaccatTAAAGCCGCCGGAGCCAAAGCACCGCGGAAAAATTTAGGCGGCGTATCGGCAAGGATGGTTATTGCGAATGCTTTTGCGGACAAAGGAAAAGGTGAGAGTTCTAAATGAACGGAAATAATAGAAACATCTATTTGTCGTACGCGTTAAAATCTTTTCTGCCAATTATTTATCAGGTAAGGATCATTCCAGTGGAAATTCGTACTGTCCTCGAGAGACACCGGATTGGCAGAAGCCgattacttctttttttcaaagacCGTCTAATGAATCGGGAGAAAGAAGTTTCaagtggaaagaaaaaatggtaatTAACGATTTAATGACAGGATTACAAATGTAGGGTATCGGTAGATGGGAAGATGTTTAGAggttgagtaaaaaaattcttgtatCGACTCACTGCGGATGATTCGATGCTCGAAGACTTGTGaagatcgatttttttcacagctttaTAACTCTTGTTCACAGAATGAGTCTCTTGACGCTGAACCGGCAGCTGCCTCTGCCACGTCTTCTTCCTTAGACTTGACGTCCACAGAGGATAATACGACCGGCTGACGTCTTACGTAACTTTTGATGTAACTTCTGGAGCACGACTGAGTGGCAAAATACAAGCAACACGCTCCTATACTTCAAGTACTTACAGTGCGTGATAATAATTGTCAAGCTGCAACGTAAAAACTGCTCAGTATTTGCTCTCAAATctgtttatatatattaatacaTGTTAGATTAGAAGTTCTGATAAGTCTTATCTCAACAAGTTtagtgaagaaaaatgttttcccgTGTCTAtttatttgtcattttttcgtctatgaaaatacgttttttatACCTATTTTTTGATCGATAACAATAAAGTTTCGTTATCATCAACTAGCTGTGTAGGTCATCGGTCTGCATAATAATTCAGCATTTATcgagaaaacattttttatcgcaaTATAACTAAAATTGTCTGCTAATGTTTAGCTTTAATATCAAAAATGTGTTCACAGCAGCTGATCGTTTTagtatttgtaatttttaaggCTTTATAACTTAATCACTATTATTTAATTACGtatctctttttcatttctcaaaaCCCAAGTATTATTAATGTTTTTAAGAAAGTAACCAAAACGTGCCTCTAATAAGTATAGAAATAGCTTAAGAAAAATATGTCTAttgttatataatttatttattccgtCTTACGTGTACTCGTGTAGTAATAGTAAAGTAAGTCGTTCAgttttgttatttatcgttgtGTTCTGTTGATCAGTCAATGTTCCTCAAGTGCATCGTTAAATCTTGCGTCTAATTGTGAACTGAAGTATTATAGATCCAACAACCAAGACCTTGGATAACTTAGTTTTGGACCATCGACCGTGATATTTTAATTGTCACATGTaactaatttttatcaaacctTTACGGATGATCAATATTGATATTAGCGACGATTAATAAATACATGGgtaattcaaattgaattgttcgcagattgatttttattcagtCAATTTGCCTTCcttttaatatttcatataCAAAACATCATTTATTACGCAACTGATAGATGGACTGTTCGAGGATCACACGTTTCGATATTTCTCactacctctctctctctcccttaCACTTGTCGCTGGCAAAGCATCTAAACTTAAACTACAATAACCTAAATTTGTTCGTTTCTATTACTGGTATCAATTGAGAATCGACATTGTTAAACTACAATAAACTACTAATTACAAGGCTACATACTTCCAATTACTTGGGTCAACGGCTTGCGGGGGCAGGGAGGGGGGCAACGCTGGGCCTATCGTCAGGCTAATTCACTGTTTCTTTCACTTCAACTATGTACAACTTAGTCCTTGAGTCGTCATTCTTATTTCATGCATTATTTCAAGATATTAACAAGAATATAAGTTCAATACCGTACATAACGCATTCCGATGTTAATTCAACAAATGCTGTCGTATCTTCAAATAAAAACGTCGAGACAAAGATCATtgaatctttttattttccctttacttttttttcgccaaaaactTACTTCCGACCGA is part of the Neodiprion virginianus isolate iyNeoVirg1 chromosome 5, iyNeoVirg1.1, whole genome shotgun sequence genome and encodes:
- the LOC124304754 gene encoding uncharacterized protein LOC124304754 is translated as MGIMEKNKILLFAVSDLFTEETLEHILRKVSCEKKVEILSWNFGDGSSKGDAYLSVVNRIKVKGIAGSSPTEISLVVKSMPRNLGRRKMLRSTDFFRNEITFHLEIYPKFQNFLKSKDMSDFIILPRWLAAVTDGLKDFLVMEDVSIIGFSPVTRQKTLNLSQCSLILKALARFQAVSFAYKDQRKKEFQKLADQLSESYITSKLYNWYKAYQVSTHLTYSSLYQFIQLCNNLSSCMQLKRDIYEILFSSYTKILDTINIYPPNSLYSI
- the LOC124305806 gene encoding uncharacterized protein LOC124305806 yields the protein MTKDESLLSGVSALFTEKTLEESLRNATGENEVQVLGWDFGDASKKGDGYLSVINRIKVNGTAGGKPIQISLVVKSMPNNLARRKTFRSNEFFYNEVTCYTEIFPKFQEFVKSKNAGDLLMVPRCFAALTDGENDYLVLEDVISIGFQPLARQNSLQVQECRLILKALARLHAVSFAYKDQKKEEFQRIANRLIETYFTPKLYDWYKGFQTLIINMAKDALAKEYPGSEAEKRFNSWTGRELYDKSIDFCNRVTAPTSVITQGDAWAPNFMIRKTDREYPDALALDFQLARCASPALDVSFFIYTCTEKPLRDGHYDEFLKLYHQELGRSISMLKSDPEKLYPWDTFMNEVQEQSIHGINFALETAPGVSLDESEAFDMDSIEGDEPVDVSVIWNLKNLKTKKSRCRLAETIMHAVEKNYI
- the LOC124305805 gene encoding uncharacterized protein LOC124305805, which gives rise to MSKDKSLLSGVSKLFTEQTLEDIIRKTTGEKDVKILSWDFGEASKKGDGYLSIVDRVTVKGEAGGKPASVSLVVKSMPQNIGRRKTFRSKDFFYNEIICYTEIFPKFNDFLHSKGLADMIIVPRCLAAVTDGENDYLALEDVSILGFGPVTRQNTLNLSQCELILKALARFHAVSFAYKDQKKEEFQNLADKLLETYFTPELYKWYINFQGRLFKIAKDALAKEYPGSKAEEKFNSWSRRDFYFKSVDFCNKVSAATSVITQGDAWAPNFLIRQSDGDKHPTALALDFQLSRAASPVLDTSFFIYTCTEKSLRDDHYEHLLKTYHDEISRSISLLGSNPEKIYPWDLFRKEVQEYSLHGVNFAIEAVPFSLLDADEAFDLNIIKGDEAVDISDVWTIEPIKSKEGRRRLADTLVHAVENKFI
- the LOC124305807 gene encoding PCNA-associated factor-like is translated as MVRTRADAGVTRAAGAKAPRKNLGGVSARMVIANAFADKGKGKDHSSGNSYCPRETPDWQKPITSFFQRPSNESGERSFKWKEKMNESLDAEPAAASATSSSLDLTSTEDNTTG